One Parasteatoda tepidariorum isolate YZ-2023 chromosome 1, CAS_Ptep_4.0, whole genome shotgun sequence genomic window, aatcaaaagataaaaGCGAGAAAGGCGTGTGCGAGAATCAAACTAAATATAAAGTACgttttatggaataaaataataatgaatgtgTTATGATCATCATCGGCATACTAGCACTATCGTTGAAATTTAACAATGGtgcaagtgacgtagtatgGGTATCTAGATCCTGACTGGTTATCGAAGCGTGacatttgtttatgttaacaactgttcttttcattctattttgagTAAATCAAGCCCGttaagtatcaattctcttaagtgacataATCTATACCCGttcacaaagatttttttacgaAGATTTCAGTTCTTTcaccttatatttttatttgacacAGAATCAGGCTCGAAGCCaagtagaacataaacaaacctAATTATGCATAAAAGTTGCCAAGTACACAAAAATGTATAActgcaataaaatacataaacaaataatgaatctaAGCTATAtaaaagacgtagacgagaTGGACCcagccattggaaataaaaacaaatattttaaatatttttttctccaagagTACTCTACTTAATAAGACAGTGATGGATGTTCCTGTTTATTTAAGTATACATATTACTATAAGTATACGTATAATCACAAACCTTAGATGAATCTACTCTTTCTTCCCCTTCAGatttatgattttgatttttaactcaCTTTCGTAACACTATTTCTCAAggtctttcataaattttttttatttaagtcaaaaaatctaattttttaacattttaaattgtctttaCAGGGTCTCGTCGGCCAAGTTCATCATCCATGAGGTCTGGATTATCATTTCGAACAAACTCTTCGTTTAGAGGATATCGAACATCAAGAGAACCAGTCCGGCGACCTGCCTCTTCACCTGCAGACTCATCAATACAATTCCCACCAAGTCCCTGTAAGGTGCCCAATCATAATCCCCCTcaacatcatcatcatcatagtcaTCATCCCTTACATCACAACAGCCCAGTTGATGAAGATGAATCTATAGACGTAAGTACTACATTATTAATGAAAACCgggttttttaaatattataaccgataaacttattttatactataattatttgaaaggttaaaaatttattactgtgCCCGGATTCGTTGAACCCATTTGCCAGACAATATGAACGGTGTGAGAGCAACCCCGCAACAGCACAAGAGTACCAAGCAATACATGGCATAAGACACATGGGCCCGAGTCCCGCACGAGTATGAGCACCACAATCGATTAGATGGACAGAGACCTGCTTGAACAAAAGCTCAGTGCTCAATTCTACAGAGCAGCAGTGCCAAATCTACTGAAGGCATCagataattatttgtaaacatgAATTCATTCTTTACACGCGAATTTTTTGTACGTTTatagtaacattttaaataaatataaatgaaatttttctctcGTGTCTTAAATATAGGCAAAGTATCCCCTTGCTATGTCACATTTTGTCGTGATGCAGCTTTCATCTACGTAAGACAGCTAATCATCTAAGACAGACTAGGATGCCGTCAGTTATCTGTTGCTTTTTGACTGTTTAATCAGTATGTCATTACATTCAAAGGGATGCGTGTTGTAAAATGTTGAGTTTTTGTGAGTTAAATGCTAGACCACagaaattttgaagaagaatttCCTCGGCAAAGTATAGTTATGGACATGATCAGACAATGCTGATTTTCTACGCATTCcgaatacaataaaatattcattccagatttttgaaaatcttagaATTGCATTTTTAGTCTGCACTGgtctttaaaagaattatagcatatttttaatttatattacgtTTTATGTTAAGCACAGTTAGGCAATATGAGTGCTTTTGCTTGTTTTAATTCATGGGATTCGTTTTgcttatgtaatttattttgtttaatttaattaatgctatTGATATCTCTTGCAATGTTTATAccaaatgtaatttattttgctaaatttagttaatgttattgatttttcttgtttagaAACAGTGCACTTGATTTTGCTTGTTTATACCCACTGTAAATGATTTTGCTTAATTTAGTTAATGCTATTgattttacttgtttataaaCAGTGTAATTGATTTTACTTAATTCAGTTAATGCTCttgattttgtttgtttatactCAGtgtaattgattttgtttaatttagttaatgctATTGATTTTGCTTCTTTATACCCAGTGTGATTGAATTTGCCTTTTTAGATCCAGTGCAATTGGTTTTTAGTTTGGTTAATGCTATTGATTTTACTTGTTTATCTTAGTGCAATTGAATTTACTCAATTTAGTTAAGgttaatgattttgtttattcataCTCAGTGTATAGCATTAACTGAATTTTGCTTAATTCAGTTAATTCTAATGAGTTTGCTTGTTTATTcccaatgtaaataattttgcttaatttagtTAATGGCTGTTAGTGATACTGGTTTTGCTTGTTTAACTCCATGCGATtgattagtttgtttatgatcaatgtaattttttgtttttgtttaatagaGCCAATGCGAAAGGTTTTTATTGTTGGATTGAATGTCACTGGCGTTGTTTGTTTTATTGACTGCGAAAAGTTTCAAAACGCATGGAATCAAGAAagtagtgaaaaaattttagaaattacagCAGAAACCAGGATTTTATCTTTCgtttttcttggaaaaatattataaaaattgaccAAAAGTTAATTGACCAAATGTTTGCCCACTCCTtacatagaaaattattatttttttttttgataatgctattatatttctatttaaaaaagcaaaaagataaatggaatgaaataaagaataagcATAGAAACGCAAATAACGAACAAGGAGTGaagaaaaatacttcaaattgaaaaagtaacaaaatgtaAGCAGTTTAACTGATAAGATGAAAGGAGTTAGTTCACATTCagtgaaacaataaaaaatatcctacaTTTACGCAAGATCATTACATTGGAAGGCTATAAAAGATATGTTGCACGAAGGAAAATAATATCTTCGCCTAATGGTACATTGAACTATAGAAAACTTGATGGTACTtccaaaaacataatttaggtAAGTGAAAAAACCATGCgaataaaaaatgagttatatttttcaaacataagtATTTTTGTTGCTATGAGATTTTTCAGAGTTTCCCAAGGGGATATAAGAGTCATGTTTTAGACTACTAACGggcaaaaattttctatttctgaatttgaaaaaatagttcaaggaaattgtacataaaaaaaataaaaaggggaaaaattacaacataaaaatttctaattacttaatttataagtaatctactaaatagcatttttatgataaaaatattttttaaagatgttacAATGACTGTAATTATTTAGGTTCGGGGCTTTCATTTGTATTCAAGTTAATTTAATTCTGGTAAATTaagtagaatttttcaaaaatttctgtgaaaatacagagaaaaaaaacaagaatctcAGTTAAACGCATAAAACCGAGTTTTCTTGTTAACAGAAATACAAAAAGTGATAGTTTTTTCTAGtgtaaaaacatactttctttcAGATATTtccatgaattaaaatttatttattctgttacTATTAAATACGTATAGTCTGTCTATGGAAAGAACTCCCATCGCCTTTTACCTGGAGAAGTGATGGTGTTTATGGTTACAAGGTTTAACTACATAAAGTAGGGGTGTTTTAGTGAGGTTTTGGCTCTGGCGGGAGAGAGTAAAGGAATCAGGTTAGAGAGGCTCCCCTCTGTGAAATACGCTATTTCTTGTTTCTATAGCAACAGGCGGCTTTTTGTGAGGAGAGGAGTTTTGTTGGCTTAAgcgatagagcattcgccttctaATGAAGTGAAGGGGATCGAATCCCAACTACAGCaattcgatacgaattctgcactcggctagcaccgaccacaatgctgacttaaaatatcctcagtggcagacgatTCATCTGTCAAGCTAACCGTgtgagattttcgtggttttcaactccttgtaacgcaaatgcgagttagttctatcataaagtcctccacgaaggcaaatttcgcccaatacttgatccaggagttcccttgtcatctggatcgggttcaaaattacaaagctacggagttgaacattagcagtcgtaaaacaaaaattgggtcggctggtAATGACatgaaatataagtaaaagtaaagtCTTTTCCTACCACGGCCTCTGCTCAATTTTGATTCCATGTGATAAAAGCAGGAAATTTTTACGCATGCAAAAAGAATCGCATGTGAATGAAAACCTGATTGGTCAGTTTTTccttgagaaatatatttttccaatcAGGCTCTCTCATTCGTTTGTTTCTTCTTTCTTGCATGTGAAAAAATTGCATCCAGTGAGAATGGCCCTTTAATGATTCTGATTCTACCCTAATGTAATAATGTTCTCAGCGTTTTCAGAGCAGAAAAAGCTTTAATGTCTAAGTCTGAAAGCAATCTATAGAATTGTACATACTTTATTCTGTATAAATTATCGAAACTCCTGTAAAAGGTTTGTTACTGATTCTCTTTATCCATGATATtaacataaacttttttctcttttgtagGACTCACCAGTACCAACTGTAAACGTAAATCATCTAAGTAATCACATCtagaaatatcaatttaaacgTATACGTCAGACAATGCAACATAATTAAGTTTCTGAATGTGCCATATGTAGCACAAGACTGCAAGCAAAGAAGACATTTTGTAAGTTATCAAGTGAGCTGTGATCAAACAGTTATATAACTGGGTCCagatagttttttctttttggttttgaaatttaatatacatagCGGAAAAATCATACTATTATCTATGCTGCATCTTCAGCTTATTTGttatcatgatttaaattttgctgaGGTGACTTGTCGGCattggtttttctttttgtttaaattttgctttatgaaGATTATCAAATTACGCACCGCCACACcctttctataattttatttcattttattgcaattaaacaCAATACAAACCTTTTTAGCCAAATggcttttttaattgaaaaatacgaTTTAATTGTATATCTACACCTACCAGATCCAAATATACTTATATTAGTCAtacatatgtaaaaaaaaccatttattaaataataatacaaaattacttttactcactttgcttactttttctattaataataatacaaaattacttatatactgtacttatattatat contains:
- the LOC122268752 gene encoding uncharacterized protein, which translates into the protein MAPLKNKKRALCLKFAWFPKQGCWYAARIGDVCEYDDACAFIDDNSACYSGRCVCMDGFRAAHHLKGSSLCLPGSRRPSSSSMRSGLSFRTNSSFRGYRTSREPVRRPASSPADSSIQFPPSPCKVPNHNPPQHHHHHSHHPLHHNSPVDEDESIDDSPVPTVNVNHLSNHI